The Rissa tridactyla isolate bRisTri1 chromosome 1, bRisTri1.patW.cur.20221130, whole genome shotgun sequence DNA segment TACACAGAGCACGCTCAGCCCGTTAAATTTCATGACAACAAGAAGCCTCTGTGACTAATGAGGAACCCAGAGAAGCCAAATGCCTTGGCTTGGAGTAAAATCTTGAGGTGTTACTGTTTTCACTCCAAACTGACGGAAAACACCATCTCCTGCTGAAGAATCTCTGGGGAGAGCCAGGTTCCTTTTACCCCCAGAAGCGAggcacccctgggagctgcacacaTCGGGGAGGATCCACTGAATTCAGCATCtggcatgcaaagcagcatgacagcatggtgtacaccagccacagtcgTGGTCTGGCCCAGTTCAACACAGCATCCCTAAAGAGTGAGATGtgcttccatctttttgcagtttagtGGGATTCAACCCCCCGGCCTCGACTTAAGCGTAGACGTAAGCGCCAGGGCTGGCAGGTGACTCAGAATCCCCAGCTTGAactagaggagacagagggaacCCCAGCCTAGGAAGGACTCGTGGAACTGCTGGGGCTTGTTGTTCAGCCTCTGCAGCATTCTGTACCTGGCTGAGGAGGTCGGAAAGCCCCGTTTCTGTGAGTGGTTCTCAGGCTCGTTGCAATGCTAAAACGTAATCTAGGGAAGGTAGTTATGTTAGCATTTCCGTAAGCGCCCTTTCTCTGGGCCTGGGGACCTCACCTTTCTCTGGCtattggagagaggaagggaatgggagttttgaagcacaaagtcttacctttagagtagccaaactgcatttcctttctgcccGGTTTTGGAACAGCCTCTCCACAGGGGTGACACTTAGAAAGGCCCACACttccagaaagaacagcctgTGGCATGACAAGGTGAGCTGTAGCAGCTCCTTGTCCAGCAGCTCATGGTCATTGTTCCACTGAAGTGTTAATTCCgtccaaaaagaacaaatgttgttAGGGCTACTCAACAGAACTGGTGAGCGCAGTAACTAGAATTCAATAAACAAGTTTCCCAATACTACCAACAGAAGGGACTGGCAGCAGATcaattttgtcccttgacaggagcagagaatcagttttgggtaacgacaacggTAGATGCTACGGTAATCCcaactctcccgtggagatgggggggcccttgtgcattgcacccCACCCTAAGGGATAGACAACTTCTGTTACCGTTAGAAGATGCtgcaccctcagctcatgccatgatcttatttgacatattggaaattatcccaggtacgagagtagatccaaagacaatttctagaaagctttgcagatcccggctgttccttggaagctctgcagcgcaacagaacctaaagagcgctgtcagcaaccatcaggccgtgtgcttccctcaggcgtgcaaagacctgatgctccttgacgcgggtcaaggctgtcgcacacctttggtggcacatcctgcgtgacaccaaaggcctgtgacatgggcaccagttaatttacatctgctgtagacgtttgtgtgttgccaaaagggagcagaaccacgagtgcaggctgacgcaggctacagctccgcaagcaaacagggtgtacagactcttctcctcatacgcagatttccctgcaaaagggtggggttcagaaacatCGGAAAGGATAAGCAAGTTACCAGTTACTAAACGTGAACATGTCTAACTAGAAGAAGCCTAAAGCGGTTTcacaaaactgaggttttcctgcctgaaaaactctttgtgctcacagctgacattccagcaccagtattttgggtgttttagctttttatgagggcaacctgacgtCGGCccgacagtgaagactggcataacgggcatcgcaactggacagggacaacgacctcaaccaggctagagtggaacaccgcagtggctcgcttatgaaaatgaccctcgggacataacactgaagtggtcaggaattcctcctgctgagcgctgctatgcagaaggcctggaggatcactttgcttagctttgtgataccgcggtgagatgtccctctgggttcccgtacctgcagaacacgccaggaggctgggaggaggttggtgagggtgcgtctcattctccagcctgggtctctgaaactgtagctccgcagactcttatgctgctgactggcatctccgctagcaggatcctggctaggtgatcgtgcttcgtgactctttcaaagaagaggttcacgcgcagttttggggctcccttggccaagttggcccacgacgttcctctgaccacttgcccatgagggtcgtggatatgacattggatattcaaggtgcacagggaatgagcgctgtgctcccgcagggagtgcgagtcagcccaccaagtttccgtgatggcgactacgtcatagctgtcctgctgcacaatggttggactccatgatctcaaatgtcgtttccaaccatgaagattctatgattctatgatctccatggGAGAGTTGGGATTACTGTAGCATATACTGTTGtccttacacaaaactgattctctgctcctgtcaagggacaaaactgatctgctgacagtcacagggatagagaaaatattgacttttttattggttcagaagaggggcaccccagggggttcccggccccacccttcccacccattgggggaaattgctgaagcagacacggcgcgtccggcagcagcgtctccagcagtccttcaggcggtacCAGAGCCAggtgcagcactgacacaggcactgtcctagcgggcacagccctggggacgcctggtcacactccctgtccatgacctcgccgtgctgctgcctctcctcctccaaggtcttgacagtgtccaagagctccaagtagagcaacttgtcgtccgtggccttggctggggggctgctgggcggcggaagcacagtcatggggctctgcgccctgtccctcctcccttccgcatccgtgggggtgctcctgcctgagcctggggggctgctggtgcttggccccatggagttgttcttgcCCGGCCccgtcttgctgtttctcttcacttccgccaggctccccctgccgagctccacagggctgctcctttccttctccttcacacttctctctggtcctgtgtcctcctccttctccatgatcccatcctcagccttatccgtgtttacatccacccacggccgctccgctcccaggtgctggggcttcactgtggcccccagctgctgctgcgcctccatcctgcccaggggatggaagggctccccggggaggttccgatcacaggcccccgctgccccttgccaacgggcctgcagcaccttcagcatctcacagcactgcctggccatctcctgggtggactcgaaacagcggaggagctccatgaccagctccccttggtccgaggccatggctggggggctgcagggtgaaggctgcgtgtccacagggctctgcgccctgtccctgctttccctggggaccggctcttgcttggtccttgtcggcagttcctgtgggggctcctggcagagggctggccctggctcctccaccctcccgttgacagtcctggggggatggcggggtcctgagcggtcgagtgctgccagctccgccatcgcactAGGCcggggctccgggaaggagtagagggagttgagggaagaggagcctctgtcagtCACAGAGTCCATGGTgaccagcggggcccgtggggagcgatgcttcctgttcaaggcctccgcactcgccctgcagagcaggagaaagagaccccgctgcaccccagaccccagcgggacccgcgggcagcacccctccttggctggcggtcagggctgcccagcgcaggcaggggcagggcacggggtgagggtctggggcagcatctggggtctcccccacactcaccgcttctcctgcttcgaatgggatttctccacttctccatacactgcccgagaagctgcagcgggaggagacagattgagcggccggcagcccccggcacagccccggctcagggctgccgtggggtgtcggctgtttgcagggtgctccatgctggggccactcaccgctctgcttctctggccgggctcctgtcttgcttgtctgacgcttcttcttactcttcttcttccaccacttctgcaaggtccccaggagctgggtgagacgggagcgcctcccagtcccacaccacagccccccacggcaccccacaccaccctatGCCATCCGTCACCACCctacgccgcagcacagtgtggtgcaacagtcacctacctgaagccgcttgctctgcagcacagctgagaatacgctgagccccatcacaatcaggaggagagggcccaggggagacacggcgtcagagcgccccatggcaccaacgccggtgtggctgcggtggtccgagtcaccagcacagaaccgcgatgtagctccccagtgtcctcctgggtccccagtgacgggacccgcaagactgctggggtgtcagaggccgaggctgcagtctgcccagacaatgccagactgcggtgcccagcatccgctgacggctccagtggggaccgcgtcccccttttatagtgtggcCGGGGGACAcgtcccccctttgtgacatcacaggcagtcagagccccccttggtgacatgcagcaggggatgaggaagagcaagacaaggagggcacttgccccaggctgacaacaggactatttcatagcacgaacatcacattcagtacaaattataaagtttgctgtgtagttcaactctcccttgatggcggcggtgcAGAGAACTCCTTGCTGCGGTGCCGgaaccctgagcccttcccttcctcccaaagccgcagcgctcacggtgtcccccattggctgtcccctgctgggagtgcacggcttcctgctgatggaaggggctgggtgtagtccttgggtattttatatcgttatcgggattgacactgcttctttagcattattagtgtaaattctttagttttatcctagtaaatctatttctattgcaaccctcatgtttccttctttttccccaattcctCTTCCCCGGTGAGGAGGGGTCATCGGgcgagagagtagttgtctaaaggacaagaaattgtggtgggtttctcaaaccataacaagaagggagggagaaggagaagggccccaccccttcagggcatggtttgggtgcgaaggcaccttaaaggccacccagtgccaccccctgccctgggcagggacacctcccaccagcccagcttgctccaagccccagccaacctggccttgaaccccttcagggatggggcagccacagcttctctgggcaacctgggccaggggctcaccgccctcacagccaagaatttctgcccgagatcttagctcaatctcccctcttgcagtggaaaccccttccccctcgtcccatggctcccctccctcatccagagtccctccacagctttcctggagccacttgagggactggaaggggctccaaggtctccccgcagccttctcttctcttaacGCCTCTCACAgtaggcacgtcagcataacccatctgcagcctttggaatgggaagtatgaccatggttgccctccagcctcctgcttgggttttgcaccggaaaacttccaacatgtgggccaagaactcacaatcccctttactgccacaTGTCTTCCGGgggctgtccaccttttctcaatctgattaaaaattgtcatccctccatgtgttttatcacaaaaccgcctagccaaagccatttaGTATTCTTTTGGTAAGACGGGGTTTCCTCCGGTAGTCCAAATTCTAGTTCATCTttcatggaggagggagggatcccgagtgcagggcccagttccattttttacagaccaaggcagcgttagatctgtccctgtcgtctgaccgatggaagacacgtctcagacagacatcaggtaggtgagcccagcgattctgctcagcttcgctgtcatcttccattgagaagacagtttttcacttctcctctgggtgttgagcaaacctagaggaagactctctccagcaggctcccgaaaagaccaaagtccgccctccggaagtccatggtggcagttctgctgacgcccttccttgcttccctaagaatcagaaactctgccatttcatggtcactgtgcccaagacggcctccaacatcacatcccccacaagtccttctctgttcacacacagcaggtccagcagggctccttccctagtgcgttcccccaccagctgtgtcaggaatttattcccacacaccccagaaacctccaagactcttccctctcagctctacTGGGTTCCCCGTTATCCCGTGCCCTATTGTTACACTCCCTCAGCCACAGTCCCTCCCAATCCCtcctggaggccccctttagggactgcaaggccgctacaaggtctccccgcagccttctcttctccaggctgaacaaccccaactctctgctgctctgccctctccctgacgctccgcagcctttctgctccctctttgacctctgccgccaggccgagcggatcagccgcctgctcgcacctcacgcacccggcatcccttctaccctccgctacccgggagagacctgggagccgcccccgccccggcactgcctggtggcccccgcagcccccgccctctctccccagctgtggctgagcccgtccccgccggacgggggctgagatggggctggggacccccctgccgctgccgggacctggctgtgcctgggggccctgctgggacccccctgagcGGAgtcggcgcagggctggggtctcggtgggacccccgtccccgctgccctgcgctttccatgctgcctggcccctttgccttcctcctcggccgctggggctgccctggccgggctccctcctcgccccggggctccccgcggggacagcggctccttcccctcgccatgtccccccagccgggtccctgcactcagccgggggcagtgctgctgccccccccgcgctcccctcgctacggccatccctgctgccagcgtctgtgcgccatcccagccagcccgagggcactccgtgtcccccgcaccctgttccggctgccccagcgcctccggctctcatccccaggttcccccatcacccacgggtgtccccccgggtttggccactctccccctccccaccagctgattggtcccctccaccggtgacaagatggcatgagccccgaggcctccgtgtcgtggtttagcctcagacggcaacaaagaaccacgtgccgctcggtcgggccttcccgatacaggaagaatcagaagaaaaaaaaggcaagactcttgggttgagacaaaggcagtttaacagaacagcaaagggaacaagcaaacaacaacaagaacacggatagaggcatatacacacacgattacgggaccgccgctccccgccgctccccgaccggacccgggacgccccagcccgctccaagcgcgacttcctgccccctcccccggcagctcagggtgggcatggctcacatggcatggaataccaggaaaaattaaccctatccccgccggaacaaGGACACTCCGCCAGCCACtctgtgggatgtggggcagggatggggacgaggggcccagccccccccggcacaggctgtcgggcagggtgagcgcggaccagccgccgtcgctgtcgcaggagaagagccagaggtcactcagccagagctgatggagtcgttattttattgaggacggatcagtaaatgcaggggggtgagatattccgtaagccaggatggatcggcaggaaatgctccgctatttaccgcacgcagggtttgggtgggatacaaaggtccATGCTCTGTCACCGAAGgtgtcgagggccagacccctccgtccctcccgggcaccatcctggccccagccagcacccggaggggacagggtgggggctgccctgctcccctggaaccctcaccagggctgctggacactggagtggcgtctcggggggctgcagcagactcgagccctggccaggcagggtggcaggcactggtggggacacaggaggagcagaaggtgtctatgcatatatctatatggtccagaggatgccctggagatgctgggagggctggaggccctgtgctgtgaggacgggctgagagagttgggggggttcagcctgaagaagagctccactgagaccttggagccccttccagtccctcaaggagctccaggaaagctgtggagggactctggatgagggaggggagccatgggacgagggggaaggggtttccactgcaagaggggagattgagctgagatctcaggcagaaattcttggctgtgagggcggtgagcccctggcccaggttgcccagagaagctgtggctgccccatccctggaggggttcaaggccaggttggccggggcttggagcaagctgggctggtgggaggtgtccctgcccagggcgggggggtggaatgagatgatctttaaggtcccttcccacccaaaccattctgtgattctatgattccacatctATATTTCTATAcgtcacaacccagacaactgctcggggggccgtgacccctcaaccctgcagctttggcagccccAGCCGAGTCAGGGTCCCGctgtcaggctcctcttccctggtgctggtggagcttccagcctgcaggtccatgaagtgCCAAGGGgtgctcaggacgagccaccctcatggagcacccgtggccaccactttccctgggggcagtgagtccactgggccatcaggcagcattgcccaggaccagcacactcatgaggaagaccatgaggaagaagacccacatgaagaagcggtccatcaccttgtcCATCTTCTTCCACTCAGCGGTCCGGTGCTGGGAGGCTCGGTGGCGCCGGAAGCAGCCGGCGATGTAGCCCACATTCCTCAGCATGTCATCGTGGTGGCACAAGCAGCAGTcccagggacagccccctgcctcggcacccacctccccctccatggggctctcccctggccccccagtgtcctccctccccacccgcctGCGCGGCACCCaccgggggctcttgcagctctcgcctacCTCGTAGacgcagcagagccgggccatgtggtggaggatgagccacctggcccaggggggcacgggccagGTCCCCGGTCTGCAGTGGTGGatgttcatgatgaagatggtcagcgcggtggaggccgtgatcatggtcatggtggcgatgtagtacttccctgcgtgggtaatgggtggtgatgccgcagcggggtggggagagacccgtgcgcacctccccccatcgaaacccccccctgtcatgggggggtgcccaccaccccggtgcagatgccctggtcccatgggatgGTCCTGagtgccatcaaggctcaccaatgagcgggacgctctccgaggggaccatgtgctcacagtggtggaagcaaccactggatgactggaaacataccctgtgccccgtGCCGCTCCAAGGAACGCTGTCCTGGGCCTTGagaagcaagtcctgtggtgacacggcaccccagagagaaccgagtcggacaatgggactcatttccaaaacactctCAGGTCCCTGGGCCAAAGAGtgtggcactgagtgggtatatcacggCCCCTGCCATTCGCCCGCCTCTGGGAAGATCGAACAATACAACGGGCTGTAAAAAACTACCCTGAGAGCAATGGGggggtgggaccttaaaacaatGGGATACACAGTTAGCAAAGGCCACCTGGCTAGTTAAGACCTGGGAATCTAATAATTGAGCTGGTCCTGCCCAA contains these protein-coding regions:
- the LOC128900206 gene encoding neuronal acetylcholine receptor subunit alpha-10-like encodes the protein ESVPLIGKYYIATMTMITASTALTIFIMNIHHCRPGTWPVPPWARWLILHHMARLCCVYEVGESCKSPRWVPRRRSPMEGEVGAEAGGCPWDCCLCHHDDMLRNVGYIAGCFRRHRASQHRTAEWKKMDKVMDRFFMWVFFLMVFLMSVLMN